A stretch of Dyella sp. BiH032 DNA encodes these proteins:
- the mazG gene encoding nucleoside triphosphate pyrophosphohydrolase, translating into MNDPKRHSLDDLLAIMARLRDPQGGCPWDLQQDFATIAPYTIEEAYEVADAIDRQDWHDLRDELGDLLLQVVFHAQMAKEAGLFDFADVAHAISDKMIRRHPHVFGDVSYDDVEAQKEAWEAIKAEERAAKGESHDDSALAGVSRGLPEWKRALKLQQRAAKVGFDWPNAQPVLDKLAEEIEEVREEFAAGADKMRLQDEIGDALFVLVNLARHADVDFSQALRHANAKFERRFRAMERIAHDEGKPLAERDLEAQEALWRRVKGDEVVKS; encoded by the coding sequence ATGAACGATCCCAAGCGCCACAGCCTCGACGACCTCCTCGCCATCATGGCGCGTCTGCGCGATCCGCAGGGGGGCTGCCCATGGGACTTGCAGCAGGACTTCGCCACGATCGCGCCGTACACGATCGAGGAGGCTTACGAAGTGGCCGACGCGATCGACCGCCAGGATTGGCACGACCTGCGTGACGAACTCGGCGACCTGCTGTTGCAGGTGGTGTTCCATGCGCAGATGGCCAAAGAGGCGGGCCTGTTCGACTTCGCCGACGTGGCTCACGCCATCAGCGACAAGATGATCCGCCGCCACCCGCACGTGTTCGGTGACGTCAGCTATGACGACGTCGAGGCGCAGAAAGAGGCGTGGGAAGCGATCAAGGCCGAAGAGCGTGCCGCGAAGGGCGAGTCCCACGATGACAGCGCGCTGGCCGGTGTGTCGCGCGGCCTGCCGGAATGGAAGCGCGCGCTGAAGTTGCAGCAGCGTGCAGCCAAGGTGGGTTTCGATTGGCCGAATGCGCAACCGGTGCTGGACAAGCTGGCCGAGGAAATCGAGGAAGTGCGCGAGGAATTCGCCGCCGGCGCCGACAAGATGCGACTGCAGGACGAGATCGGCGATGCACTGTTCGTCCTGGTGAATCTGGCGCGCCATGCCGACGTCGATTTCTCGCAGGCGCTGCGGCATGCGAATGCGAAATTCGAGCGGCGGTTCCGGGCGATGGAACGGATCGCGCACGACGAGGGAAAGCCCTTGGCGGAGCGTGATTTGGAGGCGCAGGAGGCGCTGTGGCGCAGGGTGAAAGGGGATGAGGTGGTGAAGTCGTAG
- a CDS encoding DUF4097 family beta strand repeat-containing protein — MRYLIAASLLLAPLAAFAADDCKYQADRNLQLDLAGVRSVQVDLRSFDLHLRGDSSAHGGELTGRACASSKELLDDLIVTQRREGDVLIVQAGRDRDHWSFGHAYTDLKIDLKLPPSMPVTLNVGSGDAWAEGLKRLDAHVGSGDLHVKNIEGPVTASIGSGDIDVNSVGSVELGAVGSGDFKGEDIKGDVRVGSIGSGDVSVQHVGGSVRVQTLGSGDLTARDVGGDLSLGAKGSGDVNHSGVRGKISVPREND; from the coding sequence ATGCGTTACCTGATCGCCGCCAGCCTGCTGCTGGCCCCGCTCGCCGCCTTCGCCGCCGACGACTGCAAGTACCAGGCGGACCGCAATCTGCAGCTGGACCTGGCGGGCGTGCGCTCCGTGCAGGTCGACCTGCGCAGCTTCGACCTGCACCTGCGCGGCGACAGCAGCGCGCACGGCGGCGAGCTGACCGGCCGCGCCTGCGCCTCCAGCAAGGAGCTGCTGGACGACTTGATCGTCACACAGCGGCGCGAGGGCGACGTGCTGATCGTCCAGGCGGGCCGCGACCGCGACCATTGGAGCTTCGGCCACGCCTATACGGATCTCAAGATCGACCTGAAACTGCCGCCCTCCATGCCGGTCACCTTGAACGTGGGCTCGGGCGATGCCTGGGCGGAAGGCCTCAAGCGGCTGGACGCGCACGTCGGCTCCGGCGACCTGCATGTGAAGAACATCGAAGGCCCGGTGACGGCCAGCATCGGCTCGGGCGATATCGACGTGAACAGCGTGGGCAGCGTGGAGCTGGGCGCGGTGGGCTCGGGCGACTTCAAGGGCGAGGACATCAAGGGCGACGTGCGCGTGGGCAGCATCGGCTCGGGCGACGTCTCGGTGCAGCACGTCGGTGGCAGCGTCCGCGTCCAGACGCTGGGCTCCGGCGACCTCACCGCGCGCGACGTGGGCGGCGACCTGTCGCTCGGCGCCAAGGGCAGCGGCGACGTGAACCACTCCGGCGTGCGCGGCAAGATCAGCGTGCCGCGCGAGAACGACTGA
- a CDS encoding glutathione S-transferase family protein: protein MYTLYYSPGTASMVIHLALLEIGAPYHLELVDFDIDEQHSPDYLKLNPGGTVPTLIIDGHPRVESGALLMMLAERHPEAKLIPPPGTPERELWQQWVVYLSNTLMSAYRLWFYPSELGNQEHPPAIRAVLQRKIEGVWDRLDAHLSANGPYLLGGEFSGADLMLTMLMRWSRNMPRPVTEWPALKRLADLVRARPSWKKLYELEGLTEWQ, encoded by the coding sequence ATGTACACCCTCTACTACTCCCCCGGCACCGCCAGCATGGTCATCCACCTGGCCCTGCTGGAAATCGGTGCGCCCTACCACCTCGAACTGGTCGACTTCGACATCGACGAGCAGCACTCCCCGGATTACCTCAAGCTCAACCCGGGCGGCACCGTGCCCACCCTCATCATCGACGGGCACCCGCGCGTCGAATCCGGCGCCTTGCTGATGATGCTCGCCGAGCGCCATCCCGAAGCGAAGCTGATTCCGCCGCCGGGCACGCCCGAGCGCGAGCTGTGGCAACAGTGGGTGGTGTACCTTAGCAACACGTTGATGTCGGCCTACCGCCTCTGGTTCTATCCGAGCGAACTGGGCAATCAGGAACACCCGCCCGCCATTCGCGCCGTGCTCCAGCGCAAGATCGAGGGCGTGTGGGACCGCCTCGACGCCCACCTGTCCGCCAACGGCCCGTACCTGCTGGGCGGTGAATTCAGCGGTGCCGACCTGATGCTCACCATGCTGATGCGCTGGTCGCGCAACATGCCGCGCCCCGTCACCGAATGGCCCGCGCTCAAACGCCTGGCGGACCTCGTGCGTGCGCGCCCTAGCTGGAAAAAGCTCTACGAACTGGAAGGCCTCACCGAGTGGCAGTGA
- the nudE gene encoding ADP compounds hydrolase NudE: MRKPPIIHATRDVHDSHFLHVEQLDLEFSNGERRTYERLKGSGLGAVIIVPMRDDDTVLLVREYGAGVGRYELSLPKGRLDQDETAEQGADRELKEEIGYGARKLKILHNLSLSPSYMTHMAHIVLAQDLYEERLKGDEPEELEVVPWKLSELHELIARDDVTEGRSIAALFMAREYLAGRFKPA; this comes from the coding sequence ATGCGCAAGCCACCGATCATCCATGCCACCCGCGACGTGCACGACAGCCACTTCCTGCATGTGGAGCAACTCGACCTGGAGTTCTCCAACGGCGAGCGGCGCACCTACGAACGTCTGAAGGGCAGCGGCCTGGGCGCGGTCATCATCGTGCCGATGCGGGACGACGACACCGTGCTGCTGGTGCGCGAGTACGGCGCCGGTGTCGGCCGCTACGAACTGAGCCTGCCGAAGGGCCGCCTGGACCAGGACGAAACCGCCGAGCAGGGCGCGGATCGCGAGCTGAAGGAAGAGATCGGCTACGGCGCGCGCAAGCTGAAGATCCTGCACAACCTTTCGTTGTCGCCGTCGTACATGACGCACATGGCGCACATCGTGCTGGCGCAGGACCTGTACGAGGAACGCCTGAAAGGGGACGAGCCGGAGGAGCTCGAAGTGGTGCCGTGGAAGCTCTCCGAGCTGCACGAACTGATCGCGCGCGACGACGTCACCGAAGGCCGTTCCATCGCCGCGCTGTTCATGGCCCGCGAGTACCTCGCCGGCCGCTTCAAACCGGCATGA
- a CDS encoding FtsX-like permease family protein, protein MRLLRLALRSLRREWHLPELRTLAASLTLAVVALGVVATLATRIERGMLANAAELIGGDLGIGSPQKLSDDYAARARADDLVVTRGAGFPSVAFAHEQSQLLDVQATDAAYPLRGKLELRDARGDAIGHGPKPGEVYLDHRALVALGLKAGDVVQLGGRDLHIAAELVRQPDGGELFALAPRALMNLADAEQAGLLATGSRARHRLLVAGEPADVARWRTWVQAQKLPQGAELITPEQTQERMRSAFDRASAFLRLTALLSALLAGVAIALAAQRYARRKTNEVALLRALGTPRRRVLGLLLGTLGALAVPASLIGMALALAIAQGAWAFASTLFTSVPVDLPLAPAFAAAAMGVAVLAGFALPPLARLAEVPPVAVFRESMARRVRRFDALYLVPVAVALVLIWSQSGSARMAGILAASLVGVAAVAALLAAALLWFARRVAPGAHPALRLGLAALARRRGMSLLQATSLSLGLVALLLLAIVAPALLEGWRRELPADTPNWFVLNLQDDQRAGFEQALGGLGAQQLNMLPLAVGKLTAINGRPIDQLQFADERAKDWADRQLRLSWTDELPPSNRVVAGTWNGPAPPVAEVSVDTMWRDMFALKIGDTMRFNIGEGTIDARVASVRQVDWSSFRVNFFLLLDPAHASELPHTWIASFYVPRGHAEAMAKLSRDFGNLSLIDVDALLDRVREIVDRVSHAVRWVLAFSLLAGALVLAAALAASAAERRHEAALLRTLGARRGQLRLAAACEFALLGLVAGLTAAFGAAGTGWWMGRAVFHIEGFVPPLGPLLLAAFGAAVVVMLLGLAGTRKVTRTSPMRLLRES, encoded by the coding sequence ATGAGGCTGCTGCGCCTGGCCCTGCGCAGCCTGCGGCGCGAATGGCACCTGCCGGAACTGCGCACACTGGCCGCCTCGCTCACTCTGGCGGTGGTCGCGCTCGGCGTCGTCGCCACGCTGGCGACCCGCATCGAACGCGGCATGCTGGCCAATGCCGCGGAACTGATCGGCGGCGACCTGGGCATCGGCTCGCCGCAGAAGCTGTCCGACGACTACGCCGCGCGAGCCCGCGCGGACGATCTCGTCGTCACCCGCGGCGCCGGCTTTCCCAGCGTCGCCTTCGCGCACGAACAAAGCCAGCTGCTCGACGTCCAGGCCACCGACGCCGCCTATCCGCTGCGCGGCAAGCTGGAGCTGCGCGATGCGCGCGGCGACGCCATCGGCCATGGCCCCAAGCCCGGCGAGGTCTACCTCGACCATCGCGCCCTGGTGGCCCTTGGCCTCAAGGCCGGCGACGTCGTGCAGCTGGGCGGACGCGACCTGCACATCGCCGCGGAACTGGTGCGCCAGCCGGACGGCGGTGAGCTGTTCGCCCTCGCTCCGCGCGCCCTCATGAACCTCGCGGACGCCGAGCAGGCGGGCCTGCTGGCCACCGGCAGCCGCGCCCGCCATCGCCTGCTGGTGGCCGGCGAGCCCGCTGACGTGGCCCGTTGGCGCACCTGGGTGCAGGCGCAGAAGCTGCCGCAGGGCGCCGAGCTGATCACGCCCGAACAGACTCAAGAGCGCATGCGCTCCGCTTTCGATCGCGCCAGCGCTTTCCTGCGGCTGACAGCCTTGCTTTCGGCCCTGCTCGCCGGCGTCGCCATCGCGCTGGCGGCGCAGCGCTATGCGCGGCGCAAGACTAACGAAGTCGCCCTGCTGCGCGCCCTGGGCACACCCAGGCGCCGCGTCCTCGGCCTGCTGCTCGGCACGCTGGGTGCGCTGGCCGTGCCCGCCTCGCTGATCGGCATGGCGCTGGCCCTGGCCATCGCCCAGGGCGCCTGGGCCTTCGCCAGTACGCTGTTCACCAGCGTGCCGGTGGACCTGCCGCTGGCACCGGCGTTCGCCGCCGCGGCGATGGGCGTGGCGGTGCTGGCCGGCTTCGCCCTGCCCCCGCTGGCGCGCCTGGCCGAAGTGCCGCCGGTGGCGGTGTTCCGCGAGAGCATGGCGCGCCGCGTGCGCCGTTTCGATGCGCTCTACCTGGTGCCGGTCGCCGTCGCGCTGGTATTGATCTGGAGCCAGAGCGGCTCGGCGCGCATGGCCGGCATCCTCGCCGCCAGCCTGGTCGGCGTGGCGGCGGTGGCGGCGCTGCTGGCCGCGGCGCTGCTGTGGTTCGCCCGGCGCGTGGCGCCCGGTGCCCACCCCGCCCTGCGGCTTGGCCTGGCCGCCCTGGCGCGCCGCCGCGGCATGAGCCTGCTGCAGGCCACTTCGCTCAGCCTCGGCCTGGTCGCGCTGCTGCTGCTGGCCATCGTGGCCCCCGCGCTGCTGGAAGGCTGGCGGCGCGAGCTTCCCGCCGACACGCCCAACTGGTTCGTGCTGAACCTGCAGGACGATCAGCGCGCGGGCTTCGAACAAGCGCTCGGCGGCCTGGGCGCGCAACAGCTCAACATGCTGCCGCTGGCGGTAGGCAAGCTCACCGCCATCAACGGCCGCCCGATCGACCAGCTGCAATTCGCGGACGAGCGGGCCAAGGACTGGGCCGACCGCCAGCTGCGCCTGTCCTGGACCGACGAACTGCCGCCCTCCAACCGCGTCGTCGCCGGCACCTGGAACGGTCCCGCGCCGCCCGTTGCGGAAGTCTCGGTGGACACGATGTGGCGCGACATGTTCGCGCTGAAGATCGGCGACACCATGCGCTTCAACATCGGCGAGGGCACCATCGACGCACGCGTGGCCAGCGTGCGGCAGGTGGATTGGAGTTCTTTCCGCGTGAACTTCTTCCTGCTGCTCGACCCCGCCCATGCGAGCGAACTGCCGCACACATGGATCGCCAGTTTCTACGTGCCGCGCGGGCATGCCGAGGCGATGGCGAAGCTCTCGCGCGACTTCGGCAACCTCAGCCTGATCGACGTGGACGCCCTGCTCGACCGCGTGCGCGAGATCGTCGACCGCGTGAGCCACGCCGTGCGCTGGGTGCTCGCCTTCAGCCTGCTCGCCGGCGCCCTGGTCCTCGCCGCCGCCCTCGCTGCCAGCGCCGCCGAACGCCGGCACGAAGCCGCCCTCCTGCGCACGCTTGGCGCCCGCCGCGGCCAGCTACGCCTCGCCGCCGCCTGCGAATTCGCCCTGCTCGGCCTCGTCGCCGGCCTCACCGCCGCCTTCGGCGCCGCCGGCACTGGCTGGTGGATGGGCCGCGCCGTCTTCCACATCGAAGGCTTCGTGCCCCCGCTGGGGCCACTGCTACTTGCCGCCTTCGGCGCCGCCGTAGTGGTGATGCTGCTGGGGTTGGCCGGGACACGGAAAGTCACCCGGACGTCGCCGATGAGGTTGTTGAGGGAGTCGTGA
- a CDS encoding inositol monophosphatase family protein, which produces MSAPDLARALSAAREAADAAAEVIRHYWRRGVDVEIKSDDTPVTVADREAELAIREVLEKALPEAAIYGEEFGLDDRARELMWLVDPLDGTKSFVRRTPFFSTQIALMHRGELVLGVSSAPVYGETLWASAGGGTWFEGERVRVAATEAMAQASISTGNVKTLTRDARWDALGALIRDSNRIRGYGDFCHYHLLARGGLDLVIESDVNILDVAALAVIVREAGGVFTDLDGEPLNLDTRSVLAGTPALHAEALARFRAALRS; this is translated from the coding sequence ATGAGCGCACCCGATCTGGCGCGGGCGCTGTCCGCGGCGCGCGAAGCCGCGGACGCGGCGGCCGAGGTGATCCGCCACTACTGGCGGCGCGGCGTGGACGTGGAGATCAAGAGCGACGACACGCCGGTGACGGTGGCTGATCGCGAAGCCGAGCTGGCGATCCGCGAAGTGCTGGAGAAAGCGCTGCCCGAGGCGGCTATCTACGGCGAGGAATTCGGCCTGGATGACCGCGCGCGCGAGCTGATGTGGCTGGTCGATCCGCTGGATGGCACCAAGAGCTTCGTGCGGCGCACGCCGTTCTTCTCCACGCAGATCGCGCTGATGCACCGGGGCGAGCTGGTGCTGGGCGTATCGAGCGCGCCGGTCTACGGCGAGACGTTGTGGGCCAGCGCGGGTGGCGGCACCTGGTTCGAAGGCGAGCGCGTGCGCGTGGCGGCCACGGAGGCGATGGCGCAGGCCTCGATCTCCACCGGCAACGTCAAGACGCTGACCCGCGACGCGCGCTGGGACGCATTGGGCGCGCTGATCCGCGACAGCAACCGTATCCGCGGCTACGGCGATTTCTGTCACTACCACTTGCTGGCGCGTGGCGGCCTGGACCTGGTGATCGAGTCGGATGTGAACATCCTGGACGTGGCGGCGCTGGCGGTGATCGTGCGCGAAGCCGGCGGCGTATTCACCGACCTGGACGGCGAGCCGCTGAACTTGGACACGCGCAGTGTGCTGGCGGGTACGCCGGCCTTGCACGCAGAGGCGCTGGCGCGCTTCCGCGCCGCCTTACGGAGCTGA
- a CDS encoding SLC13 family permease, which yields MNTRKTWRQHLRDEWLLAAFALLALALALFDPHPWNDYQRWLQLPTLAGLLGLMIAIQGIRDSGLVQHLAGALVARAHSQRMLGLLLVSITAVLSMVLTNDVSLFLIVPLTVAAGGISNLPVLRLVVLEALAVNAGSTLSPIGNPQNLLIWQYLRLPFLEFVATMLPAAATMFALVALLTWCWLPRKRVELRAEQVDGHRVSATQAALSTVALAMMVLMMEHGHAAIGALLLLVPFALFDWRLLARLDWLLLATFAAIFLGLGHFAELAWVRQAMDAVNLDRPLNLYITGILASQAISNVPATVLLMGRAPDDMALAVAVNVGGFGVAIGSLANLIALRLAKQPHGLRLLHRVSIPFLLVCAPLVYLVTRWLG from the coding sequence GTGAACACGCGCAAGACCTGGCGCCAGCATCTCAGGGACGAATGGCTGCTCGCCGCCTTCGCGCTGCTCGCGCTGGCACTGGCGTTGTTCGATCCGCACCCCTGGAACGATTACCAGCGCTGGCTCCAGCTCCCCACCCTCGCCGGCCTGCTGGGCCTGATGATTGCGATCCAGGGCATCCGCGACAGCGGACTGGTGCAGCATCTGGCCGGCGCGCTGGTCGCGCGCGCGCATTCGCAGCGCATGCTGGGCCTGCTGCTGGTGAGCATCACCGCCGTGCTGTCGATGGTGCTCACCAATGACGTGAGCCTGTTCCTGATCGTGCCGCTCACCGTCGCCGCCGGCGGCATCTCCAACCTGCCCGTGCTACGGCTGGTGGTACTGGAAGCCCTCGCGGTGAACGCGGGTTCCACGCTCAGCCCCATCGGCAATCCGCAGAACCTGCTGATCTGGCAGTACCTGCGCCTGCCCTTCCTGGAATTCGTCGCCACCATGCTGCCGGCGGCCGCCACCATGTTCGCCCTGGTCGCGTTGCTCACCTGGTGCTGGCTGCCGCGCAAGCGCGTGGAGCTGCGTGCCGAGCAGGTGGACGGGCACCGCGTCTCCGCCACGCAGGCCGCGCTGTCCACCGTGGCCCTGGCGATGATGGTGCTGATGATGGAGCACGGCCATGCCGCGATCGGCGCGCTGTTGCTGCTCGTGCCATTCGCGCTGTTCGACTGGCGCCTGCTGGCGCGGCTGGACTGGCTGCTGCTGGCGACCTTCGCCGCGATCTTCCTCGGCCTCGGGCATTTCGCCGAGCTGGCGTGGGTGCGCCAGGCGATGGATGCGGTGAACCTCGACCGCCCGCTCAATCTCTACATCACCGGCATCCTCGCCTCGCAGGCAATCAGCAACGTGCCGGCCACCGTGCTTCTCATGGGCCGCGCGCCGGACGACATGGCATTGGCCGTGGCCGTCAACGTCGGCGGTTTCGGCGTGGCGATCGGCTCGCTGGCGAACCTGATCGCCCTGCGCCTGGCGAAGCAGCCGCACGGATTGCGGCTGCTGCACCGGGTATCGATCCCTTTTCTGCTGGTGTGCGCGCCACTGGTGTACCTGGTGACACGCTGGCTGGGCTGA
- the cysQ gene encoding 3'(2'),5'-bisphosphate nucleotidase CysQ yields MAPVSPLLKQVAAIARDAAQAILEVYAQDFEVLRKADHSPVTDADLAAQRVIVAGLDALDERLPVLSEESRIAPWPERRAWSRYWLVDPLDGTREFVKRNGEFTVNIALIDGHEPVLGVVLAPVTGDLYAAERGGAAWRQPAVGADWQPIATRGMTQPPVVAGSRSHGGHGISLLRALLGDDFAEKPMGSSLKFCMLARGDADVYLRRGATSEWDTAAAQCVLEAAGGAVLDLAGAPLRYNRKDSLINPEFIAVGDLAIDWAARLRAADV; encoded by the coding sequence ATGGCACCGGTGTCCCCCTTGCTGAAGCAGGTGGCCGCGATCGCGCGCGATGCGGCGCAGGCCATCCTGGAGGTCTACGCGCAGGATTTCGAAGTGCTGCGCAAGGCCGACCATTCCCCCGTCACCGACGCCGATCTGGCCGCGCAGCGCGTGATCGTGGCTGGCCTCGACGCACTGGACGAGCGCTTGCCCGTGCTGTCCGAGGAATCGCGCATCGCGCCCTGGCCGGAACGTCGGGCCTGGTCGCGTTACTGGCTGGTGGACCCGCTCGATGGCACGCGCGAGTTCGTCAAGCGCAACGGCGAGTTCACCGTGAATATCGCGCTGATCGATGGCCACGAGCCGGTGCTGGGCGTGGTGCTGGCGCCGGTGACCGGCGACCTGTACGCGGCGGAACGCGGCGGCGCGGCATGGCGCCAACCGGCGGTTGGCGCCGACTGGCAGCCGATCGCCACGCGCGGCATGACCCAGCCGCCCGTGGTGGCCGGCAGCCGATCGCATGGCGGCCATGGCATTTCGCTGCTGCGCGCCTTGCTGGGCGACGATTTCGCCGAAAAGCCGATGGGTTCTTCGCTGAAGTTCTGCATGCTGGCGCGCGGCGACGCGGACGTCTATCTGCGCCGCGGCGCCACCAGCGAGTGGGACACGGCCGCCGCGCAGTGCGTGCTGGAGGCGGCGGGCGGCGCCGTGCTGGACCTTGCCGGCGCGCCGCTGCGCTACAACCGCAAGGATTCCCTGATCAATCCCGAATTCATCGCCGTGGGCGACCTGGCGATCGACTGGGCCGCGCGCCTGCGCGCGGCGGACGTGTGA